The DNA window TTTGCCACTAATCAACGCATTCCCAAATTTAGTGACAAGTGAAACCATCCAAGAAATGGATTCAGAATTCCGTGAAGTTCGGAATGTCGATTTTCGAAAGTATACAGAAGAGGAGCGTAGAAGTAGTAGTGCATTTTGGTCGAAGGTTCTGTCTGCTCAGCGAACGAATGGAGAATTTTCGTTCCCGCATTTGCGGAAATTTATTGCGGAGTTGTTAATACTACCTCATTCGTCGGCCAGCGTAGAACGTTTATTTTCTCAATACAATTTGAATAAAACGAAAATGAGAAATCGTCTGTCTTCTGATGCAATGCAAGGAATACTTGCAACCAAAGACTACGTCAAAACTCATATGGACGTACATGGAAAGCTAGTACTAACCGGATTTGTTAAAAAGAATTTCAATAGTCACATGTATAACGTGAAATGTAAGTAATACAATGTAATAATAAGATgttcaaataattaattaaatatcTTTCAGACTAATCGCTTGCATACAAAATATCAGAGCTTCAAATTTGCTGtaaatttacatatttttaaaaataaatatttatcatTATCCCGTAAGTATAATCTTCATATTTGCATTATACCGATAAAtaccgattttttatttaaagttaTACCGATATAATATAAAATCATCTGACAACCCTGATCAGGTCTCTtgttcttttttttcctttgtggtGTCAGAATGACAGGCTAAGATCATAGGTCTCTTCAGTTCCTTGATTTTAATATCAACTTAAAATCGAAATATATAACGAATTTATAAACTGTCGTCGTGCCTTGCTTGATTCGAAACAGCATGTGTAATATAGGTAAGTAAATACGTTTTAAAATTACGGCATGAAACATAGCAATGAAGTCAAACCATTAACGTAGAACTTTGTTACACTGCGAGTTCAGAACCAATCATTTACCAACCAATCATTAACCAATTCTTCATAAACGAAAAGATATGGCGGCACCTAATGTTTCATCCGACTGGGATATCGATGCACACCGTGCCTACTACGAACCTACGGAACACTGGAACCTGCGGCGCAATTTCATGGAAAAACATCGCCATTGGATTCCAGAAGATGAGCTGGTGTGTCTTGCCCAAATTTTTGTCAACGTAGAACTGCTACGTTGTCGGTATCCACCAGCAACGATGGAACGTTTGGCGGAGCTGTCCGCTGGCGTTGCCGATGAGTACAGGGCTTCGCGGAGGAATTGTCTGCGACGAACGTTTGTGTCCGCTTCTGACGCGGCAATATCGAAAGTGCGCAATAGTATCTGGCAGAAAGTCGTTGCAGAGGATAGCACTGAATCCTCGCATCAAAATTCTGAATCTCAAGTAGTATCGCCTCCAGTAGATGTGCATCAACCGCAGGCATCGGTTTCCGTGCGGACGCCAACCTTCAAACCGATTGTGCCAATCAGAAGCATCGAAGATGTTTATAACAATATCGTTCTGCTTAATGATTTGGACGCAACGCAAGCTGCTTTCAACTGTCTAGGATGTGGCCAATTGGAAATAATCGATGGGAAAAATTCTGCCGGTCAGAATTTTGTGAAGGTACAAGTTGGCGATTACGTACTAGTCGATCGTACGTTTGGATCGGAGAAGCCGGTTAAGGTGCACTCCAAGCAGATAATCTTGAATGAATTGAAAAGACATTGTTTCAAACTTAAGGTAAGTATAGGAAAATAATTCTGGAGAAATTTTTCATCGTGAACAAGAATTTGTATTTACAGCGCACTAAACCGATCTCAAACTTAAATAAGGAAGTAGAACGCCACGTAACTAAAGCCATGGATAGTTCAGGTAGAAGGGTTGTaagaatgagaaaagcacagtCATCGTCAGTTAATTTGAAGAATTCAGCAAAGATCGGCGAAGACAATGTTGGTTTCAAGCTGCTTCGACGGCTTGGTTGGGACGGTGGACCTCTGGGACAAAACGGTACGGGGATCATGGATCCTATCGTCAGTGACAGTAAGGGCGCGAGCTTCAATCGTGAAGGACTGGGAATGAAAACGGATCGCAAGAAGGATGTCTACAATATCGATGCTAATTTTTACCGAGAAACGTTGCGAAATTTCCGAAATAGCGGTGTCGAGTACGATTTGGTGTTTTGCAAACAATTTAATATACATGAACGTCGATTATTATCCAAGTAATTTCACTGTCCATACACTGATGGATCGATACTATTTTGATGTGTGtataacttttatttgaagtatTGCGAAGGAGGAGCACTTGGAGACAAATCTGGTCAGCCACTCAAAAAACAATAAGAATTTAGTCGTGCTCGGAAGGAAGTTAACACCTCATGAACTTCTTGAACGTATCATTATCGATAAGGATCCCGTGTTTTGCAGTCTTTATCGTGTGGAACATCCGTGTGCGGATAAAACGGAAGGGTGAGTAGCTGTTAATTATATAAACGGAATCATTAAATCGTATTTTAGCCCAAAAGAAATTAAGAAGTCACACCGCCAAGCGTCATGGATCAAACCTCCTCCGGTTATACCAATTACTTCCTCTTACGAGAAAATTACTGAGCCGCCATCGGATTTCGAACCACGTACTCGTGATTTTGGGCCACTGCCGGAGATTAAATCTATCTCAGATATTTACCATAGTATTGTGTTGATAGGATATAATTTCAAACACACTCAGCGCTTTTTCGGGCAACTGAATTGTGGGCAGCTAGAATTGAACATTACGGGTGGACTGAATAATATGTTTGAAGCGCAAATTCTGCTCGGGAAGCACATTATTGCCACAGTCAGCGCAAATACTAAACAAATGGCCGAGTTGGGTGTTAAGCAACACTTCATGAGACAGTTGGGGGCCTGGTGTTACCGGATTAGGGTAAATGTTTTTGCGTAATTTTCTAGTATTGGTTTGTAAACCTTACTTTATTGCAGAATAATAACAAATGTAACAAAAATAGCAGATCTCTTAAGAAATGTCACAAGGTTCACAAACAAGACAACAGGAACAGACCGCTCCGTGTGAAACAGTACGTCGTCAGAGTTCTGGGAAAGGCGAAAACGATCGATTATTCACATTATTGCGATATGATAAAAAAGTTTCACGACACAGGAAGCCAGTACGACCTCGTATTTTGTCCCGAGTTTACAAATAAGGAGCTGGCCAAGTTTGAGACGTTCGTATACACCTGgtggtaattatttttttttaaaatgatggATATTTTGTTCAGTTATAGCAAGAAGATCGGCGCCAAATCATGCAGATTGGGAAAACCGAAAAATGCAACACATCATCTGATTATTTTCGGGAGACCCATACTAGCCATTGATATACTGCAACGCGTTCTGGTCCAAAAAGATCCTGTTTTTAGTAATGCTTATACTGTGCAACCTCCCAACAATGCGAACACATGTGACGGAGTCGACTCAGAATCTGATTAGTTTCATTAGTGAGGTACATGTAGTAAtggtaataaataataataaacgtAAGATCTCGTAGAGAAGACTGAACAATTTTTTATAAGTCTAGATTAAAGAGCAACGTTCCCAGCGGCTGCTATTGATTGTTTTTATCGATCCGACTTTCACAATTACAGGGCGATGAGGTCGAACAtcatacagaaaaaaaattgaaaacgaaaaaaaaaaatcgaaaccgGACATGAAATTGAAAccggaaatgaaaatgaaaacggAAATGAAATCGACACCGGAAATGCAATCGAAAATGGAGATTAAATCGACACCGGAAATGAAATCGAAACCGAAAATGAATCTGGTGTATGCGCGTTTAGCGTGTAGGCTGGCTAGAAACGTCAACGAATCTTAAGTCAGACACATGACGAGTTCGGTTGAGAGGTAAAAGTTAAATTGATATAATTTATTAGTACTAGTTAAAATTCCTTAATCCTACGAGGTGATTACTGCTAAAACGAGGCCTAAATTTATTATCCTAGTTTAAACCGAAAGTaaaataatattgaattaaTATTGTAAAACCTAATTTGTCTAATTGAAACACAGAAGTAAAAGTTTGGTTATAATTTATACCCTGAATTCTCCACGTGTAGGGTGGATCATCAATTCGGTGAAAAATACCGAAAGTGTAGGTAATAAGTAAGAGAAGTTGTATAACCTAATTAAACTAAATATATTTGCAGTATAAAGCTGCACTGCTCTACACCGACGAAAAGTGCTGGTATTAACCGGTGTTTTATTGCCATTCCACCCCAACAAAATCAAAACTGGAAATGAAATCTAAACCGGAGATGGAATCACAACCGGAAAAGGAATCGAAACCGGAAATGAAATCGAAATCTGAAATCAAATCGAAACCGGATATGAAATCAAAACCGGAAATTAAATCAAAACCGGAAATGAAATCTAAACCGGAAATGAAATTGAAACCGGAAATGAAATTGAAACCTGAAATGAAATCGAAACCAAAATTGAAATCAAAACCGGATATGAAATCGAAACCGGAAATTAAATCGAAACCGGAAATGACATCCAATTCGGAAATGAAATCGAAACCGGAAATGAAATCTAAGCCGGAAATGGAATCGAAATCGGAAATGAAATTGAAACCGGAATTGACATCGAATccggaaatgaaatgaaaaccgGAAATTAAATCGAAAACGGAAATCAAATTGAAATCGAAACCGGAGATAGAATCGCAACCGAAAGAGGAATCGAAACCGGAAATGAAATCGAAATCGGAAATCAAATCGAAGCCGGATATGAAATCGAAACCGGAaatgaaatcaaaaccaaaattGCAATCGAAGTAGGAAATGAAATCGACACCGGAGTTGGAATTTAAACCGGACAAGAAATCGAAACCGGAAATGAAATTGAAACCGGAAATGAGATCTAAACCGGAAATAAAACCGAAACCGGAAATGAAATCGAAAACGGAAATGAGAACGAAACCGGAAATGAGGTCTAAACCGGAAATTAAATCGTAACCGGAAATGAAATCAAAACCTGAAATGAAATCGAAAACGGAAATTATATTGGAACCGGAAATGAAATCGAAACCGGAAATGAGATCTAAACCGGAAATGAAATCGAAACCGGAAATGAAATCAAAACCGGAAATAAAATCGAAACCGGAGATAGAATCGAAACCGGAAATGACATCCAATACGGAAATAAAATCAGAACCGGAAATGAGCTCCAATCCGGAAATAAAATCAGAACCGGAAATGACATCTAAACCGGAAATAAAAACAGAACCGGAAATGAAATTGAAACCGGAAATGAAATCGAAACCGGAATTAACATCCAATCCGGAAATAAAATCAGAACCGGAAATGAGATCCAATCCGGAAATAAAATCAGAACCGGAAGTGAAATTGAAACCGGAAATGAAATTGAAACCGGAAATGAAATCGAAACCGGAATTGACATCCAATCCGGAAATAAAATCAGAACCGGAAATGAGATCCAATCCGGAAATAAAAACAGAACCGGAAATAAAATTGAAACCGGAAATGAAATTGAAACCGGAAATGAAATCGAAACCGGAATTGACATCCAACCCGGAAATAAAATCAGAACCGGAAATGAGATCCAATCCGTAAATAAAATCAGAACCGGAAATGAAATTGAAACCGGAAATGAAATCGAAACCGGAATTGACATCCAACCCGGAAATAAAATCAGAACCGGAAATGAGATCCAATCCGGAAATAAAATAAGAACTGGAAACGAAATCGAAACCGGAAATAAAATCGAATCCGGAAATGAGATCAGAACCGGAAACTAAAACGAAAGCGAATGCTCCCACATGTCATATAGCATCGTGAAATTATCGAGAGCGACAGGATATAtctaatagggctcagcaaatgggcgtaTAGAAACCCGACGCATACgaaagggcgcgtgcatcttttcttcaaatttcatgaaaacatCGAAATATACGAACGTTTGTATGCAACAACCACTGAGTAGGCAGGATCATAGAAGATATTATTTATCAATATAGAACCGCCATTTACAGAATtgttttgtgaataataaccaatTGCCCCTGTTCTGTCCAAAAATGTAAGTTTCttataaatcaaatttttattcatttcatcatgATACCTGAGGTGACATTTTATTATTAGTAgaactgggccaattcggacctagtgagggtttatgagctatagaactggaacgtgtcaaccgatccacaaataaatatttttttcctgaaagcCTGATAAATTACGCACATTTTTTTCTTAGACGATCTTTTACCGTATTGCGTATAAACATTTCTACGCCAAAGTACCtgaaaggtccgaattaccccaaccctgttccaattcggaccacccattttttatcgatttttttaatagaATTGAATTCCTTTTTTGGCCTAAGTTATTCCtatttgattttcactaaatttcgaatagtgaaatgaaaagttctctttgatccataaaactttgtagtaaatgtacaataaaaagtaagagctCAGACCAAAATACCTGCAAACAGGTTATGAGCTATAAAGTCGAAATCTGTCAAccgatttgcgaaaacttatGTTTTTCTGAAAGCTCGACCGACTGCGCACATTTTCCTCTCAAACAATAGGTgttgcggcagaattgaaaatttgaacatttctatATGGGTCCATCCATAAACGACGTAGCATTATGTGGGTGTGGGAGagctttgtattttgtgatgatgtgtgacgacagggggtagggggtcatgtgaTACTACGTACCTTTTTTTAATGGGGAATAggagttgacctgatgtcacgacaatctcaCCCGTTTCATCTCActaacatgttttttttaatttttttaaatcttacggtgacaaggggggggggggaggtttaccgtcaagctacgtaattaccaaggggagtatttagaggtttatgacgaaatgctacgatgggggaggggacgataaaaatcaatcaaaaatgctacgacacgtcatttatggatgtacACTAAAAAAATGCAATTAGTGGAGGCAGATAGAAACTATTTGCtagcacataaacctaatgtgtgtatttacaagaaatactaatcttacattcacatttcataactataaagCGCATAAAACCCGAAtctataacaatacgcacatataacttatgtgtgtacatacatagtttatacagttaacacatagaaggtatgtgtgcgcgatataacattagcatttcttcttcatatggattttaagtggtttgaagcaaatcgaattaacgtttggatttttatcagtgtagcCTATTGTTGTCGTCTGCTATTTTTGGGATAttgtttgtggcactaaaaactggattctaaccgcactgcgcacttaccactctttcattaaattcttctcatagactggtcagttcgactggtctgtcaatgaaagtaccatctctatcactggaaatacatgtgttttgacagctcgcagttttgagatcactcgcactttgaaagtgcggagtccaggttggtgggaagtgcgcaatatcattttaaacatcTCAAAGCACATTTTATGCCAATAAATAAAAgtatgaatttttaaaatttctactGTGGTGTAAACCTTTaaaagcttcggtttattaaaaaaatatatgtcccgattttgtcaatgccCCCATTATATCAGCCTAAAACTCACAagggactgataaaatcgggacttCACTGTAATAACCATTCGCCCCGGTtctttctaaaaatgtaagtttcTTCTTTATATTCCATTTGAAAAGAAGACTCCCAATAGCTTTTGTATGTTGAATATTATtctaaagttttaaaaaatttacttaCCTATATCACTTTAATGttaaaatctagagaaaatttagaataggacgtaagtaacaatgagagattctctttggggtctgtCTCTTCtattcattactcggccatttcaacatttactactctactctttgcataatattctagtaaaaaccatcggcttttgatatgtactggaaaattagtgcaaagtgttgtaatgacgtcgtaataaacgaaagagcaAGTAAGCAAAGAGAGGCTCttaatgttacttacgtcctattgaaaattttctctagaaatgttTTGCAAGTGCAATCCCGTTCGACGGTAACCATGATTAgagttgccacctctggagaagCTTTGACCCGGAAATTTTCACTTCCGCtggggtggtggattttgagtggaactagacagaaattggaatcaaagcgattgctcggcattttagagcactttaatcactttttattactacgttaaagtaaagctgtaaatttttcacgtttgagaacggttttgTCGGTTCAATCTGGTGTAGTATTCCACTTCCACGATTAAGTGCCAAGAACACAAAAGCAtcagctactctcgctgtggaggataagtcgaacgagcattgctctgcTCCACAACTAAAAGGAAAAGgcgagcaaaggaggcagagcaGCGGCATCACATGGGATGCACTatatcccagtaaagttcagccggaaatgaactggaattctggctggttccagttcgtattccggctccagtgcaacaaccgattctaactagaatcggttgtgtcactggagccggaatacgaactggaaccagccagaattccggttcatttccggctgagcttaactgggatggTGTCGGTGGCACCAAaaggggcaaaacgcacctccCTAGCCAACAGCTACGGGTCACTGCaagagtagcaacaacaccgaaagaactcgtttgatgttgatctagccagttggattagaacaaatctatGGCAGACCTTGGTGCAGCTGcagataagcaccactaacagtgaagtaatttggtaaaattgcagcaaaataacttttttacactaTTTTCAGCGACTTAGTGGGATGCAACAGTTCAATTGTAGCATAtcgcgaaatattactttccttaatttgtagtaaattttatttgttatttcattttcattgctttatggaagaaatcagcaatatttggtgaactcatcttcgccaccttgaaacgaagggttagtcagGCAAAATAAATCCAAACCAGAGTAAAAattaacttagactttttaaatattttctgaagaataatataattccaaaaaaattgcaattatGCTTCTTTCCACCAAACCCGAAGGcacggagatcgctcccgaaaaccggagtctctgGGTCGAACCATGTGTTAGTGATGTGTTAGATTGGCCTTCCGTTTTGGATAGCTATCTAAGTCTGGATCTGATGTTTATGATATAACCCGGCTTTGTTATGCATTGTCACCAAGATCATTACTTTCCATCATTGCAGGTAGTAGTGCCCGTATTTTGGTCAGGCGGCGGGAGGCATGCTACATATTATCGGAAAAAGGGTCTAAATCCTGATTCCATCTTGCCGGGATAGGAAGTTT is part of the Topomyia yanbarensis strain Yona2022 chromosome 1, ASM3024719v1, whole genome shotgun sequence genome and encodes:
- the LOC131677532 gene encoding uncharacterized protein LOC131677532 isoform X1, which produces MCNIDMAAPNVSSDWDIDAHRAYYEPTEHWNLRRNFMEKHRHWIPEDELVCLAQIFVNVELLRCRYPPATMERLAELSAGVADEYRASRRNCLRRTFVSASDAAISKVRNSIWQKVVAEDSTESSHQNSESQVVSPPVDVHQPQASVSVRTPTFKPIVPIRSIEDVYNNIVLLNDLDATQAAFNCLGCGQLEIIDGKNSAGQNFVKVQVGDYVLVDRTFGSEKPVKVHSKQIILNELKRHCFKLKRTKPISNLNKEVERHVTKAMDSSGRRVVRMRKAQSSSVNLKNSAKIGEDNVGFKLLRRLGWDGGPLGQNGTGIMDPIVSDSKGASFNREGLGMKTDRKKDVYNIDANFYRETLRNFRNSGVEYDLVFCKQFNIHERRLLSNIAKEEHLETNLVSHSKNNKNLVVLGRKLTPHELLERIIIDKDPVFCSLYRVEHPCADKTEGPKEIKKSHRQASWIKPPPVIPITSSYEKITEPPSDFEPRTRDFGPLPEIKSISDIYHSIVLIGYNFKHTQRFFGQLNCGQLELNITGGLNNMFEAQILLGKHIIATVSANTKQMAELGVKQHFMRQLGAWCYRIRNNNKCNKNSRSLKKCHKVHKQDNRNRPLRVKQYVVRVLGKAKTIDYSHYCDMIKKFHDTGSQYDLVFCPEFTNKELAKFETYSKKIGAKSCRLGKPKNATHHLIIFGRPILAIDILQRVLVQKDPVFSNAYTVQPPNNANTCDGVDSESD
- the LOC131677532 gene encoding uncharacterized protein LOC131677532 isoform X2, whose protein sequence is MAAPNVSSDWDIDAHRAYYEPTEHWNLRRNFMEKHRHWIPEDELVCLAQIFVNVELLRCRYPPATMERLAELSAGVADEYRASRRNCLRRTFVSASDAAISKVRNSIWQKVVAEDSTESSHQNSESQVVSPPVDVHQPQASVSVRTPTFKPIVPIRSIEDVYNNIVLLNDLDATQAAFNCLGCGQLEIIDGKNSAGQNFVKVQVGDYVLVDRTFGSEKPVKVHSKQIILNELKRHCFKLKRTKPISNLNKEVERHVTKAMDSSGRRVVRMRKAQSSSVNLKNSAKIGEDNVGFKLLRRLGWDGGPLGQNGTGIMDPIVSDSKGASFNREGLGMKTDRKKDVYNIDANFYRETLRNFRNSGVEYDLVFCKQFNIHERRLLSNIAKEEHLETNLVSHSKNNKNLVVLGRKLTPHELLERIIIDKDPVFCSLYRVEHPCADKTEGPKEIKKSHRQASWIKPPPVIPITSSYEKITEPPSDFEPRTRDFGPLPEIKSISDIYHSIVLIGYNFKHTQRFFGQLNCGQLELNITGGLNNMFEAQILLGKHIIATVSANTKQMAELGVKQHFMRQLGAWCYRIRNNNKCNKNSRSLKKCHKVHKQDNRNRPLRVKQYVVRVLGKAKTIDYSHYCDMIKKFHDTGSQYDLVFCPEFTNKELAKFETYSKKIGAKSCRLGKPKNATHHLIIFGRPILAIDILQRVLVQKDPVFSNAYTVQPPNNANTCDGVDSESD